The window GCGAGCAGACGCACACCATCACGCACTCGGACAACGAGATCTTCCTGCTCGGTTACATTCCTCAGCACGGCCGCGTCTACGTGGTCAACAAGGACATGTCGATCTTTAGTTactcgctctcgctcgcgtTGGTCGAGTACCAGACGGCGATCCTACGAggcgatctcgacgctgcagccgagTTACTGGAGCAGGTGCCGTCGGATCAGAGAAATCGCGTTgctcgcttcctcgagACGCAGGATCTCAAGGACTTGGCGCTCCAAGTATCGACCGATGCAGAGCACCGCTTCGACCTCGCTATTTCGctcgacgactttgacaCGGCGCTCGACATTGCTCGCAGCGGACCGCAGCTCGGCTCGGAACCCAGATGGCGAACCATCGGCGACAAGGCTCTCGCCAGGTGGAatgtctcgctcgccaaagAGTGTTTTGAAAAGGCGCATGATctctcgtcgatgctcttGGTCGCTACCTCGACCAACGACCGCCAACTGCTCGCGCGTCTGGCGCACTTGGCCACCGAAAAAGGCTCCACCAACATCGCCTTTGCCGCCTACCTCTCGTTGGGCGACGTCGATTCGTGCATCCAGCTGCTTGAAAACGCCGGGAGGTCCTCGGAGGCTGCGCTGTTTGCGAGGACCTACGCACCCAGCCGAGTAGCCGGAATCGTGACCAGCTGGAGAAACCAGCTGCAATCCGCTAACCGGCACAAACAGAACGAGATCGCCGCGAGCATTGCGAATCCGGACCAGAACGAGGCGGCCTTTGAGGAGGGCTGGAAGCACAGTCTGGCAAAGGAAAAGCAGTTGAGGCTCAAGCAGCCCAACGGAGTTTCGGCGTgaagatgccgagacgGCTAAGCGTGAACAGGGAGCGCCAGATTTGGCTGTCAGAGCGCTCGGATGAAGAGCTTCAGCACGGGAGCACGCACACGGGACGCGCAACGCGCTAGCGTCGAGCAATGCTGACCTTGTTAGAGAAGCatacactcgtgattgttctGACTCTACCATGCACGATGAGGCCGAGGCGGAATGAGCCGCGTTCGTGGTTTGTGTGAGGCCAACgcgtgagttgtgagtgaaGAGGATGGGCGGGAAATTGTTGTTCCGCTGCATCGCTCGCGTCTGCGGAAAAGACggatattcgtgattcacagttgggataatcacgaatcgtgaatgtgcgGGGGTTAGTTAGCGTTGGTTAGGCTTGgagattcaagattcgtgatttcacgTCTTGGTGACTGGGCCTGCACGTTTGTTCACGACGATATCCACCAACGTGTTCAAGGGATTGGTTAGTCGACATGACGGATTCACACGCCGTGTTCAAGTCGAGCGATGCTGGGCTTTTGTTAGTGTTCATGGAGCCTGGACCGCAAGTTTCGCTCTCCGAGTTTCACGAGTGGTATGATAGCGAGCATGTTCCTCTGCGCATCCAGCGATTTGCATCGTTCCGATCTGCTACTCGCTATGCAGTCACATCGACCGAATTGACCCCGTCGCTGCCGACCGAACAAGTGCCCATTCCACCGCCGTCGAGCTGGGGTGCATTCTACACCATCTCGAACAACGACACGTTTGCCCATGTTTCATACACCTCGTTGCGAACCCAACGCAGTGCTAGAGAGGCCGAGCTGTTCACCCGACtcagcatcatcgatcGACGAATCTACCGACTCGAATACGACAGCGACCTCGATGCAAACATCAGCGTCCCCCGCATCAAGCTAGCTCTCGACGTTCAAACCGAAGCCGATACTCCGCTTTACATTGTCGCCAACAGCGTTGACATGCAACCATCGGCCAAGCACGAGTACGACGATTGGTTCGAAAACGAACACGTACCCATGCTCTCCAAGGTGCCAGGCTGGAGACGGAGTCGCAGATTTACGCTCATCGATAACGGAGTCAACGGCAAAGACGCGCGCCCAGGCATGCACGAGGGTGTGCCAAAGTGTCTGGGCTTGCACGAGTGGGACGAAGCACCCGAGCAAAAGGCCGAGTACAAGCAGGCATGCAACACCGCATGGAGACGCACCGTATTGGGTGACAGCGACCAGAATCTCATCCGCAGGGAGAGAAAGACATGCACGCTCTACAGGAGCTGGGACCCCATCGCTGCCATCCACGCccaagccaagcaacaCTGATTCCTGATTGCCACCCGCGTCCGCACCGCCTTGATCCTTGACACTACATCACACAGCGAAACACTTACGACTCGGCTTTCCACCTCTTGACACGCATGCCATCGCGCATGTGCGCGCTCACAGCTCACCTGCACCCAGCAGCCGTGAGATCGGCCTTGAGATTCAGACACACACCACACCGAGTGAATGGCCAGGCCAACATGAAACAAAGCGCGACCGAGTGCGTGAATGCGAGCCAGAGACCGAAGGATGAGATTTGCAAACTTTTATGGAATGTGTCCAAGCTCAGTCTtgcgtcttgctcctctTGCTGGGGGGTAACTTCATGCTGTTGGGGAGCGCGTCGATGGGATCGCGGCTCAACCTGGCGGCCGCCTTGTCTCTACCGCTCTGGACGAGCACGGCGTCCATGACGACAAGTGCGGCCATGGCCTCGACAATCGGAACCGCTCTGGGCACGACGCACGGATCGTGTCTGCCTCTGGTGTTGAGTGTGCCCTGCTTGCCATCGTACGTGGCGGTGCTCTGGTTCTGGCTGATCGTAGCGGGGCTCTTGAAGCCCACTCGGAAGTAGATGTCTTCTCCGTTGCTGATACCTCCCTGGATCCCACCCGACCAATTCGTAATGGTTCCCAGACGTCCGTCGGGTTTCAGCACGAATTTGTCGTTGTGCCTCGAGCCCGCGACTTCGGTGCCCCGGAAACCCGAGCCGATCTCGAACCCCTTGGTTGCCGGGATGCTGAGCATGGCGTGCGCCAGCTtggcctcgagcttgtcgaaaCACGGCTCTCCCAGCCCTGACGGCACACCGCGGATCACGCATGTCACTGTGCCACCGATCGAATCATTGTTCGCCTTGGCCAGCAGGATGCGCTGGCGCATGCGTTCAGCCGCGAGTTCGTGCGGACACCGAATAGCGTTCTCGTCCACCTTTGCGCgcgtgatggtggcaaGCAGTTGACGGAACTCTTGCGAAAGCGgctcctctgcctcttcttcggTGAGGTGATCCGTGTTGATCACGTTGTCCACTTTGGTCTGTGGTGGACCGTCGGTCTCGGATTCTCCATAGAACGATTTCTTGTCCACCTGGACACCGTCCTTTGCTTCGGTCGAggcgacgagcgcagcgcCATTGACGACGTTCtgggcgagctgctcgcccGGGTAGCGCGGAATGTGCACCTTGCCTACGCTGGAAACAAACGCGACGATCTCGATACCGTACGCTTCCTTGAGATACTTTTCCGCCAGAGCGCCCGCAGCGACTCGTCCAATGGTCTCACGAGCCGAGCTCCTTCCACCGCCCGAGCTTGCCTTGACGTTGTACTTTTCCAGATACGTAAAGTCGGCGTGCGAAGGGCGTGGATACGTATCCAGCGTATCGTCCGTGTAGTCGTGTGGACGCTGATCCTGGTTGCGTACCAGCATGGCGATCGGCGTGCCCAGCGTCACGCCGCGTTCGACACCCGATTGGATCTCGACACGGTCCTTTTCATCGCGCGGCGTCGTCAAATTCGACTGGCCCGGCCGACGACGTGAGAGCTGCGTCTGAATGTCGTGCGCAGCGAGTGCCATGCCCGGAGGCACGCCATCGACGATACAACCTACCGAGGCGCAGTGCGACTCGCCGTACGTGGTGACGCGAAAGTGCGAGCCAAACGTAGACATGCTAGACGATCGACCGGAGGCGACACAAAGATCGAAAAATTGCagtggatggtggtggtggttgttgttgttggtggtgatgatgtGAGATCAGATGAGAACAATCACGACGATCAGTTGTGAACGAGCCtgagtgattcacgattcgaaGAAATgtgaaatcacgaatatgaCTCGCACACCGCCACGAACCGTCAACGCTTTGATAATGTGACATAACAATTCCAcacgccaatcacgaaccaaATTTCTTCTTGTCCACTTTCCTTGCGCTTGTGACTCTGCCAAAGTGACAGAGATCAATCACTTCAAAACGCccgatttgtgatttgtgatttgtgatttgtgattcgtgattcgtgattgcgtttgcgattgcgattgtgattgctATTGCAGTTTCGACTTCGAATACGATTGTAAGATCGGAAAGTTTCGTGTTGCTCGTCTTTTCGTGCTTCTCTGACGAGTTTGTCAGTTTGTTGGTACAACCACGAACCGGCTTGGTTCGACGTCAACAACCGCTTGCAACGTTGGCAGTCGACGCTCATCGTAGCGTGTgtgttgcagctgcattACGCCATggcttcgtcctcttctgTTGGCAATGCATCGTCAGCCGACGCCATCTGTGCTCAAGCGTTCTATACGCACTTTCGAGCGGCGACCGAATCTCTGCTGACCCAACTTTCGACCTCGGCAACGTCGCCAGAGTTGCTGCAACACGCATTGCAGACATATGCTGAGTTGAGCGCGCAATTCACCCGAGCTGTGGACAGTGGTGTGCTACCGAGCCATGATCAACGCGTGCACAAGGATAGGTTGCAAGACATCTCTGCAGCCATGCAAGACAAGAGCAGGGCGCTTACCGAACAACAGCATCACGGTCAAAAacagagcaagacgagggGCAGCTTCGCTttcaagcgcaagcagcccGCAGCCACGTCTGCTTCGATGCCAACGAGCACACCTCTGTCGACTTGGAAAGACGCAACAGCCAACGTCGAAAGCTTGACCGCCGAAGCGCAACTTGACGCAGCCCAAAGACGATCCAACCATTTGACCATTTCGGCACTCCACGAGACCAAATACACGCATCCCGCACCGAACCCAACGCAAGCAGAGCCACCGACGTCGGTCTCTGTCGACCTGACCAACATCTCGAATTCAATAGTCGACCTCCGACCGCTCGCAACAACGCATACGATCGTCGCACTCCAGATCCGCAACGTCACTTGCTCTGCCATCGCTCTACCACCCATCGAAGGGAGCATCATGATACACACGCTGTCCAACTCTATGTTGAGCATCCCATCGTGCCATCAATTCCGCATGCACCTCTCGACCAACGCCGTGGTCGCATTGTCCACCAAACGAGCTAGTGTCGTCACCATCGAGGGCTGCAAACGAATCACATTCGTCACTCATAACCATGAGCCGATCAAGGTGCAAGACTTTGACGACCTCATCAacagcgagcagctcaagcaagcaGGCAGCACCGACATGCACGCCAACTTTAACGTGGTACAGCATCACGGGCCTGAATGGCTGACGAGCAGGATCAACGCGTTGATAACCAAGCACCAAGAGCTTACTACAAGTGGCTTTCGACACGATTTCGAGCGTTGCATGCAGCTCGGCCAACAAGAGTTGGAGACCGACTGGAACGCATAGATCTCAGCAGACAGCTGTGACGTTAGTGCCGAATCAATCCAACTTGTAGCACCTTGGCAGCTGTCAGAGTGAGCATGGCAATCGGCCAACAATCCCGCCTACATGCGAGTTGTGGCTACTCGTTGCGCATGATCAGACTGACGCCATCCCTGACGGGCAGCACGATCACCTCGACGCGCTTGTCCTGTCTCACCACCTGGTTGAAGTGCTTGATGGCATCTGCATTGGTTTTTGCGATGTCCAACAAGGATTCATCCACCAACCCCTCGGTCCAAGGCGCACCCTTGTATAGCGTATTGTCCACCACGAGCAAGCCGTCCTTCTTCAACAGGTGTTTGTCCAGGATCATGTTGAAGTACGTCGTGTAGCCTGGTTTATCGGCGTCGATAAAGATGATATCGTAAGCGTCTTGATCGCACACAATCGTTTTCGAGATGGCCTCGAGGTGGTCGACGGCGTTTCCGACTTTGACGTCGATCTTTTCGGCCAGACCGGACTGGTGGAAGAATGGGCGCGTGAAGTTGTGCAGGTACGGGTCGATCTCCAATGCTGTCACTTTGCCTCCTtggcgcagctgctgcgcgatgcagacggtggtggtgccggTGAACatgccgatctcgagcgccttTTGAGCGTGCGTGAGTCTGGTCAGCAGACCGACCAAGTTGCCTTCGTAACCACCTGCCGACCACGCCGCAgagagctggaagagcgtTTGCTTGCGAGACCATGCTCCTGCCCAATCGTGCTCTGCCGTCGCTTTGAGCAAAGGTCGTTGCACCGACGGCGCCGGCGACGAGACGCTATCCAAGTACGGATCGAGACCCGACAGCAGCGAACACACCAGTTGCAGTTGACGCAGCTCTTCCGAAGACGGCCGAGTCGACGTAGACAGCTGCGAAACCACgctcgagagcagcttggacgcCGACGTGAGAGCCGATTCCACGGGCACGTCAATGTCGCTCATCTTGCACGAGGTCTAGAGGTGGTTGTAGCGTTCAAACCGATCGGACGCGGTTtgatcgacgatgaggagCACAAGCAAGCGGAGCGCACGTCGCATCACAGCCACACAGATGCTCAACTACCGACGTCTGACCAAGCTCACAATTGAGAGCTCCTTGTTGCTGATCATGAGGTGCATGCCGTCCAAGAGCGCTAGAAGACCAGtgcaatcgtcaatcacgaatgaccTGTCAGCATCGCCACGCAGGGTctgtgcgtgtgtgtggaGTTATGCAGGTGgaatcgagaatcgagaACCGAGAATCGAGAATTCACGATGTGGCGGTTTGCTTTCTCAGCCGTGCATGAGTCGATTCCACATTGGAGTGTTAGATCAAAACAATTCACGTGATTGCAAACGTAAAATGGATGTGAGATCGTCAATGTTATTGGCTTTGATCAATTCGGTggaattacgaatcgtgaatttgtgattcacgattgcgtGCGTTTGCCTTTAATGGCGGAGCGattcacagtcacgagtgtgatTAACGATTgagcgattcacgattgagtGATTGCGGGgttcggcgtcgtcgtttCTGTGTGCACATCACCATCGTTCAACCCGCTGGATCGTCTGCGATCTCGAGACGTTCGTCGCTCGACGCCACAAAGCGTCAAGGCTTGATTGGCGCTGTGGTCGCATCACTTGGGTTGCTGCACCGAGTGTTGCTCAGAATGGACCCCTTTGCCAGCTATGCGGCTCTCGACAATCCACAACAATtctggctcgagctcgacgagattcTGCATACCCCGTTTCACCCAGCCTCGTACGCGTCCACATGTTGCGCCAGCAGTAATGACCAGGCGGAGAAGCTGTTGCAAGCCAAGCGTATCTATGTCGCCAGCGTGCTCGCCAAGTTCCTCCACCTTTGTGCGGCCTCTTTCAACGACAACCTCACGACCGAATACAACCAGGACTACTGCATCAATCGACTCTTCAACTCTACCGTCTTTCGTGACGATGTGGAGCCAACatcagaagcagcagcagcagcagcagcagcatcatcatcatcatcggtCGCTAGCGCCAACAACGTTGCTATGCATCAGTTGGCGGCAGAAGAGGCGATACGAATCATGCAGACATCCACGTCCATCCCAGTGCTTCTCATGACGTACGAGATCGTTTTGCAGTACGGAGACGCTTTCCCATCCACGTACAAGTCGATCCAGGCCTCGGCATCAACGGTATCGTTTGTCGGCGTTCGCGCTTTCTTACATCGGCTGGTGCATCAGATTTGGGCGGGCAGCTatgcagcacaagcagaagcaaagATCGGCATTTCGGACAAACAGCACTCAGATGTCGGCGCTTGGAACGCTGATCACTGGGATCAAGATGAACCAGTGTCGGCTGTCATCTCGAAAGCCAGCACGAAGCCCAACTCGTCTTCGGCGTCCAAGGACATCGCCATCCAGATCAGCCTGCGCGAAAAAGCGGTTCGCATGCTCTACGAAGTGTGTCGTGTgcagaagctcgaagctTCACACCTCAAGGCGTTTGACGAACGAttcatccaccacctctttgatcttgtcgaAGAAACGCGTTACCATCACAATGAAGACTTTAACTATCGCCTcatcaagctgctcgttgcGATGAACGAGCAATACATGGTCTCTGCCCTGGCCTCCACCCAAACGCATTCGAGTacgccttgctcgtcgagaccgGTCAACCTGGTGCTTAGCGTTTTGCAGCAACGTCTGAACGCGAGCAAAACGTTTGGCGAAAATCTCATCTTCATGCTCAACCGAGCCAGCAGTTCGGATGCCGAAGACGTGTGCatgcagctgctcgtgctcaaGCTTCTCTATCTGCTATTTACCACCAAGGAGACGGCATGCTACTTTTACACCAACGATCTGCGCGTTTTGGTCGACATCTTTGTTCGAGAGCTCAACGATCTTCCGGACGAAAGCGAGTCGCTTCGACACACGTATCTGCGCGTGCTGCATCCGCTGCTGACCAACACGCAGTTGTGCACCTATCCGTACAAACGACCACAGATTCGACGCTTGTTGAGGGGTTTGATCTCGCACGGCCATCTGAACGATATCTCGGCTACCACCAAGCGCTTGGTGGAGAGGTGTCTGAGAGCCGAGTGGTGTGTAGAGCTGGATCGCTTGGACGGAACCGAAAGCgtggccaagctcgagccgaTCGGTGGCGGTGAGGCGCACGTCAAGCTGATGCACGTCGGTCTCACGTCCGAAGGATTGCCCATGCTGGATACGCGCATCAAAGAGCGGAGCAGTGAAGTGCAGGCAACGGCTGATTCGTTGGCGGTGACTACCGAGGATCAAGTGGCGAATCCTATCAGCATCACCACGACCATGTCACCTGCAGATGCGACAAGCACCGACGTGGCGTCCGTGTCGGCATCGTTTGCGTCGTCTGCACCGCCAACGGCGTCGCTCAACGTTGCGGCGAGTCTGCGGACCAGAGACAAGAGGGTGGCTTCGCTTTCGCACGCGCCTTGCgaagcagcaccagcaagcgcgctgctgcggccGAATTCAGCTGCTTCGTTCAGCAGaaccacatccacatcgaAGCAACACAACTCCAcaagcggcagcggcagcggcaaTGGtaacggcaacggcaacggtAACAGAAGGGCAGTCTCGGCCCAATCAGCGCCATGCACTCCACCACGGATGGACTCGCCATTTCTGGCGGTGGGTCGACGACCAACTGGACGACTTTACGAGCAGTCTCGATCGTTGATGGGTGTGAAtgccgacgccgatgcGGACACTGACGATGCACTGTCGAGCTCTAGTTCGTGGCACGCACACATGCTCGAGGAACCCGGTAGCGAGTCTGGCAAACACCAGGCTGGCCAGGCTGGCCAGGCTGGCCAGGCTGGTGGCAGGGTGAGTGAGCCGGACGCGAACGCGATGCACTCTGCACATGCGCATGTGCAGAGTGGGCTGAACAGCGATTTGAccgagcagctcggtgGTGTGCACTACGCTGGTGGGAGCGTCGACGGTGGGATGGGCGCGCCAAGCAGTGCGTCGGTGGCGGGAGGTGCAGGGCGTCGTCAACGACGAAAGCCGCCGTCACCACCGCAAGCACGGCGGGTGCTGATACAGTCGCACAGCGCCGAACTGGATGTCGCGCGCTCGCGACCAGCTAGTGCGGCTGAGTGTGCTCACACGACGACAAGTCATGTTCCGGCGTCGTTAGGCGCAGCTAAGGCAGGCGCAAGGAGGAGACCtcctccgccgccgccggTTGCATCGAGCGGATCAGCGGTTGCGACAGCATCCACAGGTCACACACGAGCCAATGTCGAACACGAGCATCGGCGCACAGACGACATGGACAATGCACAGAGCTCATATATTGCCGAACGGCTGGGGCGCGGATTGCGGATTCGATGATTGCATCGTGTCGACGtgcgcattcacgatcggGCGCGTGGTAGTGATACCGAATAGCACATCCGTGCGTGTCATCGATGGGGTGTGCTTCGGGATGCAAGTGTTTGGAGATGGCatggaatcgtgaagggTAAGTGTGCTTATCACTTTTCACGAGgaggcaatcacgaactGGCAatgtggatcgtggatgcggATCAGAACTGCGCGCAAGTTGcgaaatcatgaatcgaCCGACAAGTGTGTGGGCACATTAGCATAGTGTGGGAAACGCAACCAAGTGCATTCGACATTGGCAGTTCAAGTGGATGTGAAAGCATGGAGCGAGATACCAACGTCCGAGGCGAGCAGGCCAACGTGCGACACGCGGGTTGTGCATCGTGCAAGAGACGCTAGCTGTTTGTCACGCGCTCATGCTGCAAGTTTCGAGCAGTGCGTAAGACCGACGATCGGCCAAGCCACAGACGAGCCGAGGTGAAGTGTTTGCGCTCGTCTCATTAGCGCCGCGCGTCTGGTCACGTTCTAGCAGCGCAAACGATCAGGAAAGAGCTACCCTATTTATCAGCTGTCAaacacgattcacgattcacgattcacgattcacgattcacaacTCGTAATTGCGAATCTGTCAGCGAAATCAAGCGACGAACAACGCCCGAACAGGCACGCGAGGCAGAGGAACTAATCAATAAATCAAGCTGAAAATCCAAAGAAGAACAAAAAGTGTGGGGTAAGTGGCACTTGGGCCACAACAACGGGCGACGTGACACGGCGGCGACCTTTGCGTGCTGGCTGGCTTGGATTCGGCCCAAAATTCACGTTTGTCTATTTCACGCGACAACAGCTGTCCAACAGAgcacacgcacgacgaCACAGCACGGCATCACCACAGCGCGCGGGGCGCTCTAAGCGAGACGTGGATGCAGTGCGCGATGCAGTCGCGGTGCAGTCACCACCGACACAAGCACTTGCTACTGCGTCCTGCGTAGCGTGTGCACAGCTGTTGCGCGGCGAGTCGCACAAGATATATAGCAGCCAGATGGAGAGTgcgacttgctcgacacGCAAGTCGTCCTTGCGTGGCTTGCGTCTAAACCGAGAATCGCGAATTGGTCCAGTGCAAGTATGGCGACGGTCACAAGCACAGGTACGCACATTGGGCATGGTGCGGCTACGGATGTAGCTGATGTCGACGTGACCAAGCTGGGCTCGATGCCGAAGAACAAAGGACGTATGACGGCGTCGTGGCACAAACGAGCGCCGTCCGAGTGGACGTTTTACGAGCGTAGTCTGATCGTACTCGGGGTGATGTCGCCGGATAATCCGAGTGCACCGCGTCCGAAGCCGCCCGTGTATCCGAAGGATGCGCCGGTGCCTGTGTATCCGGTGTGGAAGTTGCACGCACGCATCTTGCCGCGCGCTATGGCACCTCTGCTGATACACCACGCTTTCAGCTGGTATACCAACATGGGCGTGCCTGTGTGGATCGCTACGACCGCGTATCTGGCCTACTTTGTCGTCTATGGCATCGGCGTGTTCAAGTGGAACAACGACATGACGCTCAAGTTCGGCACGTTCGACGGCGCCGTCGAGCGCGACGGTGTTCCGGACGTCGACACAACCAGTGTCGCCATAGGCTTGTTTATGGTCGTCATCAGTCGCGCCGTGATCGCCGTCCCGTATCTGTACAATCCGGCTGAGCCGGTTTTGGACACCAAGACAATCCTGATGCTGCCCGTCAACGCTTTCATGTTTGCCATAGCTGTCGACTTTTGGTTCTACTGGTACCATCGTCTCATGCACGAAGTGCCTTTCCTGtggcgcttccaccgcAAACATCACACCACGAAACATCCCATCGCTGCACTGGGCGCATTTGCCGATCACGAACAGGAGTTCTTCGACATGGTAGGCATCCCCGCGCTCGCTTGGCTCACGTGGCGGATCAACTTTGCCACCTGGTGGGTCTCGACTTGCTacatcctcttcctcgaaGCCAGCGGCCATTCGGGCCTCAGAGGCTACCTTGAAAATCCTCTGACCTGGTATCTCAGGTGGATCGGTGCTGAACTGTGTCTCGAAGATCACGACATTCACCACCGAAGAGGTTGGAAAAAGAGTGGAAACTACGGCAAACAGACCAGGCTCTGGGACATGATGTTCGGCACCATGAAACCCAGGATCGAAGGTACCCCAGACAACATCAACTGGCTCGATCACATGGACGAGCCCGCTCCCGTTCCACCCAAAAAACAGTAGATCTAGCCTCGTCTGTCACGTTGTTTGTAGCATGTTGAATCGGATTGAGATGCGCATCTCGCGTGCTGGTTGAGTGCTCCAACCTCGATTGCCTGCGCGGGTATGCGGTTCCTCTGTTGAATCGAACCACACTTGCGCGTGGTGCGCACCACGCGAATCCCTGACCAACAACCCCCCACGTGTTGAGTCTTGACTGTGCAGCCTAGCGAGACGtcacactcgtcactgcAAATCTCGGACGAGTGCGAGACGTCAGCAGCCTGCAGTGCGCCAAGACCGGCTCTTGTCGCCGTGACACTCACAGCACCTCGTACCAGCCACACACTCTGCACACTacagcaacagcgtcaACCACACATACCCCGACCAGCCTCATACATGGCTCCAAGAGCATGCGCTTGCTTGAAATGTCAAGTCGCCACCTCGAACTCGAAACTCACCCCGCTAATGCACGCCATCCATCGTGAGTCACTATGACACGCACGCTCAAATCGCCCCGATATGGCTCCCACTACAACGAGTGGTGCACTCGAGTGTGGTTTGGCGCTTGCGTTCTTTTTCATGAGCTCTGCCTCGTAAATACAAGCGCGTCGTGACGTgcgagcgcatcgctcACGATAGAGGTTCCGGAGCCAAAGCAGAGACATGCTGCGCCTGATCGTTGAGGCGCTGCTGGTTGGTGCTCGAATTTCCGCGTTTGAGTATGCTCCTGTTGGTGAAACCGTCGGCATCGCTATCGGCGTCGGTAGTGAAACCGGACGCAAACGGCGGTTCGCCATCCGTCTTTTTGCTATCGAGCCGCACCTTGCCCCTCTTACGATCTAGCGCTTTGCCCAGTCCGTTTTGGAACGCAACGATAGTAACCAGCGTCAGGATGTGTCCGTAAAAGTACACCGCCTTCCAGCCGCCAAGTGACGCCTTGAACTCCAAAAGCATGAACGGCGCTACTGCGTAGTTGAGCGTCACTTGCGAGACCACCACCGAGGCCGTGCAGTACGCAAGCTGCGAGGCTGAATACGTGAGCATGTTGGAAAACGTCGGATTCGGCACGTTGGGCTCGCCGAAAAACATGGGTCGAACGTGACGAcgcagcatcttggccgCAGATTGCATGAAGCCCGCCAGGACGAACGACATGTAGTATCCTGGTTCAAGCCCGTGCCAGAAGGCCGAGGTGAAAAACGTGGTCATGGTCGACTTGAAGCCCGGCTTCTTGCCTGGACGTGCGATGCGTTTGTACACATTGTTACGCAGCCAGACATTGGTGTTCATATTCCAGTGATCCAAGAGCTCCTTCCAGTTGTTGGCAAATTCAATTTTGGGGATGTCAATATTTCGGCACCGGTT of the Mycosarcoma maydis chromosome 2, whole genome shotgun sequence genome contains:
- a CDS encoding uncharacterized protein (related to ERG25 - C-4 methyl sterol oxidase); this translates as MATVTSTGTHIGHGAATDVADVDVTKLGSMPKNKGRMTASWHKRAPSEWTFYERSLIVLGVMSPDNPSAPRPKPPVYPKDAPVPVYPVWKLHARILPRAMAPLLIHHAFSWYTNMGVPVWIATTAYLAYFVVYGIGVFKWNNDMTLKFGTFDGAVERDGVPDVDTTSVAIGLFMVVISRAVIAVPYLYNPAEPVLDTKTILMLPVNAFMFAIAVDFWFYWYHRLMHEVPFLWRFHRKHHTTKHPIAALGAFADHEQEFFDMVGIPALAWLTWRINFATWWVSTCYILFLEASGHSGLRGYLENPLTWYLRWIGAELCLEDHDIHHRRGWKKSGNYGKQTRLWDMMFGTMKPRIEGTPDNINWLDHMDEPAPVPPKKQ
- a CDS encoding uncharacterized protein (related to LDB17 - protein involved in the regulation of endocytosis), yielding MDPFASYAALDNPQQFWLELDEILHTPFHPASYASTCCASSNDQAEKLLQAKRIYVASVLAKFLHLCAASFNDNLTTEYNQDYCINRLFNSTVFRDDVEPTSEAAAAAAAASSSSSVASANNVAMHQLAAEEAIRIMQTSTSIPVLLMTYEIVLQYGDAFPSTYKSIQASASTVSFVGVRAFLHRLVHQIWAGSYAAQAEAKIGISDKQHSDVGAWNADHWDQDEPVSAVISKASTKPNSSSASKDIAIQISLREKAVRMLYEVCRVQKLEASHLKAFDERFIHHLFDLVEETRYHHNEDFNYRLIKLLVAMNEQYMVSALASTQTHSSTPCSSRPVNLVLSVLQQRLNASKTFGENLIFMLNRASSSDAEDVCMQLLVLKLLYLLFTTKETACYFYTNDLRVLVDIFVRELNDLPDESESLRHTYLRVLHPLLTNTQLCTYPYKRPQIRRLLRGLISHGHLNDISATTKRLVERCLRAEWCVELDRLDGTESVAKLEPIGGGEAHVKLMHVGLTSEGLPMLDTRIKERSSEVQATADSLAVTTEDQVANPISITTTMSPADATSTDVASVSASFASSAPPTASLNVAASLRTRDKRVASLSHAPCEAAPASALLRPNSAASFSRTTSTSKQHNSTSGSGSGNGNGNGNGNRRAVSAQSAPCTPPRMDSPFLAVGRRPTGRLYEQSRSLMGVNADADADTDDALSSSSSWHAHMLEEPGSESGKHQAGQAGQAGQAGGRVSEPDANAMHSAHAHVQSGLNSDLTEQLGGVHYAGGSVDGGMGAPSSASVAGGAGRRQRRKPPSPPQARRVLIQSHSAELDVARSRPASAAECAHTTTSHVPASLGAAKAGARRRPPPPPPVASSGSAVATASTGHTRANVEHEHRRTDDMDNAQSSYIAERLGRGLRIR
- a CDS encoding putative bifunctional chorismate synthase/riboflavin reductase [NAD(P)H] ARO2, whose product is MSTFGSHFRVTTYGESHCASVGCIVDGVPPGMALAAHDIQTQLSRRRPGQSNLTTPRDEKDRVEIQSGVERGVTLGTPIAMLVRNQDQRPHDYTDDTLDTYPRPSHADFTYLEKYNVKASSGGGRSSARETIGRVAAGALAEKYLKEAYGIEIVAFVSSVGKVHIPRYPGEQLAQNVVNGAALVASTEAKDGVQVDKKSFYGESETDGPPQTKVDNVINTDHLTEEEAEEPLSQEFRQLLATITRAKVDENAIRCPHELAAERMRQRILLAKANNDSIGGTVTCVIRGVPSGLGEPCFDKLEAKLAHAMLSIPATKGFEIGSGFRGTEVAGSRHNDKFVLKPDGRLGTITNWSGGIQGGISNGEDIYFRVGFKSPATISQNQSTATYDGKQGTLNTRGRHDPCVVPRAVPIVEAMAALVVMDAVLVQSGRDKAAARLSRDPIDALPNSMKLPPSKRSKTQD
- a CDS encoding uncharacterized protein (related to O-methyltransferase), with the protein product MSDIDVPVESALTSASKLLSSVVSQLSTSTRPSSEELRQLQLVCSLLSGLDPYLDSVSSPAPSVQRPLLKATAEHDWAGAWSRKQTLFQLSAAWSAGGYEGNLVGLLTRLTHAQKALEIGMFTGTTTVCIAQQLRQGGKVTALEIDPYLHNFTRPFFHQSGLAEKIDVKVGNAVDHLEAISKTIVCDQDAYDIIFIDADKPGYTTYFNMILDKHLLKKDGLLVVDNTLYKGAPWTEGLVDESLLDIAKTNADAIKHFNQVVRQDKRVEVIVLPVRDGVSLIMRNE